TCTTTGCTCCAGCTTTCCTTGATGGTTGTCCAGTGCTGCTTCCAATTCTTTCTTCTGATAAGAAATTGGTTTATCAGCGTTCTTTTCAAGCATCTTAGTCAATCTTACTGAACCAATCTTTTCTTTATCAAAGTTATTTTGATCAATGTATCCATCTGTTGTCAGGTAAAGCAGGTCACCTTTCTGAAGATGAAGTACATGACTTGTAAACTCTTTAGTAGATCTGTGGATGCTACCAATAGACTTAATATCTCCTTGAATTACATCAAGCTTTTCGTCTCTGTTCCTGTAATAATATAGTGGTCGCTTAGCACCAGTATAGGATACTTTTGTGATCTCATCAGTTTCTTCCTCCAGCACGCACAAGCAAACATCCATTCCATCATCATTGATCTTTTCTTCCTGTCTTAGAGTTGATCTAACTCCATCATTCAGTAGGTCCATGATTTCTACAGTATCAGAGATTCCTTTGATATTAATGATCTCATTAAGCAATGTGTTACCGATCATTGACATAAACGCTCCAGGAACTCCATGTCCAGTACAATCTACTACAGCGATAAACCTCATTCTCTTGCCATCTTCTCTCAGTTTTTCAGTAAACCAGTAGAAGTCACCCGATACGATATCTTTTGAACGATACAGCAAGAAGAAGTCGTCAAAGCTTTGCTTCAACAAATCTTCAGATGGCAAGATAGCATCCTGAATTGTCTGAGCATATCTTAACCCGTCTGTAATATGCTTGTTCTTTCTTTTCAGCTCACTGTAAGCCTTGTGGTTTGCTACTGAAATTGCTGCATATGACACCAAAGACTTCAGGTTAGAGATATTAATATTAGCATAAGCATTTTTCTCATAACTCTGCATTGTAATGACACCTACAGTTTTCGCCTCAATGATCAATGGCATGTAGATCATCGATTGTGGCTGATCACTACTTGGTACAAAATTGTCTTTGTTTACATACAAGAAGTACTCTTTCTCAACATCATTGATAATCAGTTCTACTTCATTTCTGAAACACCATGTAGCAAAACTATTTTCATTATCAACCTCTTCAGCATAATATGGATCTATTTCACCTTCATCAATCTGATTATAGAACTCAATAGAACGTTCAGCTTCATTGTAGATACCAATTCCAAATACAGTTGCATCCAACATCAGTGAAACACTATCCTGAAGTTCTGCCATATGTTGCTCAAAATCCAATGTGGCTGTAAAGCGCTGACCAATATCAGTAACCGCCAACATCTCATCATGAGCTTTCAATACATCCTTTTTCGCTTTATCCAGATTGATGGTCAACTCTTCAAGCTCATCTTTCTGTCTTTTCAGCTTTTTAGAGATTCTGATCAATAGCAGGGCAATAAGAGCTGAAGCCAATGCAACCCCACCCATGATGTAAAGCTCTCTCTGAGCCACAATTTTTTCTTGTTCAACCTTTACAAGCTCCTCATCTTTTTCCACGATCTGGTTTTTCATTCTTGAAAGCATCTCGTGAGTTTTGTATTGAGCTTCCTGGAATGCCAGTTCGTTTTCAATCAATGAGTTTTGGAGTCTCTCCAGATATGCCTCCAATTGCTTGCGATGACCTGGGTTTTGACTTTCCCTATCTAACTTTTCATTGATCTTGTTAATCTCTTTTCTCAAGTCCTGACCATTCTCCTGAAGCATCTGCTTCTCCGATTCAAGAGAGTTGAATACTGACTGGAAGTTACTTTCATATTCAATATGAACTTCTCCTTCGTCACGTGGCTCATCTCCTTGAATGTGGATAAACATATAGTTATCCTCATAGTCATAAACCTTCTTTATAATTTTGAAGTCTGGCACTTCAAATTCGCTGTCGTTGATTGAGTCAGCAAAAATTTCAAACTCACCTTTGGCATCAGTTTCATATAACTCATTATCCACTTTAACCTTTACTTCGTGAGCTGGAGTGATATCTTCATCATAAACTACAACAACCAATACAGGGTTGATTACAGTATCATCTACTGGTTCAACCTTCTTAGGGGTAGTCTTCTTCTTTTCAGTTTTCTGTACTGGTGCAGTTACTTCAGACTTTACAACCTTTGGTTCTGCATCAAAATTGTAAACAATCTTGATTCGATTATTAGGCTTGTCGTAAATAAAATTGTTTGAAGAAACCGTCTTACCATCTACAAGGAAAATGCTTTCTTTAGTGATGTTGGTCTTATGTGGAAGTTTCAAAGTAAACGTACCAACCGAATCTGATTTTGCAACCTCTGCAAAGTTCAGCCCTGCCAGTTTTACTTCTTTCCCTTTTTTCGGGTTGCCATTTTTATCAACCAGAATACCTTTCAATTCCAATGGAGCAGGCACCATCATGATCTGAATTCCTTCTTTTCCTTGAAGAAATGCCCAATCATGCATCACAAAGTCTTTCTTTTCAGCCATCACACTACTGATAGTGTGCATGTCTTTTGAAGATACCGCCACAAACTTACCCGACCTGTTGGTAATTGCTTTTTCTCCACCTTCAATACTTACACTTACACCTTCAAGTGGCCTACCATCTTCATTGACAACAAGTCCATTCAGCTTGATAGTACCCTCCTGAGCCAGAAGCAAGTGTGAAAAAATAGTAAACGCCAGAAGCAAGAATATCCTTTTCATTAAACTGATAGTAATTGGTTTCAGTACAATATTTTACACTAAGGATTATAATATCCGATCCGATCCCCACATAGTAACCCGGATCAAAGAAACAGTACAGTTTCAATTAAAAAATGAAAATCTGTCTTGTACAATTCTAAGAAAAAAACTTTCATTTTCCATGACTCAAACGAAAAAGCAAGGTGTTGTATTGCCAAGAATTACAATAAATCTTTTTCTTCTTTGAGTAATATACGTTACACCAACTTACACAAGCTGGCGGATCACTTTAAGCAAATCCTTTAGGTTTGTATCACATGAGTAAGATTTACCTCCTTTATCAATAACCCACCTGAAGGCATTGTTATTTTCTAAAGGAAAATAAGTCACCACAAAATCAGGAGATTGCGAATCCTGTTTATACCCTTCTCTCTCCAAAATCCTCTGAGCCCAGACTTTTCTAACTTCCATTTGTGCTGTCTGCACCTGACTAAGTGACATTTTTGAGTTTTCCAATTTAATGTCAAACGTACTATTCCCTAGGGGTTCTGAAAATTGAAAAACACCCATTTCAGGTATAAATGAAATGCCCTCGGAAGTAAAATATTTTTCTAAAAGCCCCGATAAAACCAAGTCATCTGCTCCTCCTGAAAAATACCCGCCTTCTTTTTTCAACAACCAAATGGTGTCGGCGGCCTGTAAAGCCAACTCTAACTCATGTGTAGAAAGTAAGATGGTTTTCTCTTTATCCCTTGCAATAGTTCTCAGTAAACGAATCATCTCAATTCGATTGAGCATGTCCAAAAATGCTGTTGGCTCATCCAATACAATAATATCAGTATCTTGAGCCAAAGCTCTTGCCAACATCACTTTTTGCCGTTCACCATCACTCAATTTGAGAAATGTGTTATCTGCAAGCGACAAGGTTCCTGTCAACATCATGACTTCTTCTACCAAATCATGATCCTCTTTTGTCAGATGTCCCATCATGCCAGTGTAAGGATAGCGCCCCATTTGCACAATTTCCCTTGCTGTCATGTTACCTGTCTGAAGCTGGTCTGTCAAAACAATTGCTATTTTCTTAGCCAAGTTCTTGCTTCCATACTCATCCAAAAAATAACCATCAAGCCAGATTCTCCCTCCAATCAAAGGTTGCA
This portion of the Limibacter armeniacum genome encodes:
- a CDS encoding GAF domain-containing SpoIIE family protein phosphatase codes for the protein MKRIFLLLAFTIFSHLLLAQEGTIKLNGLVVNEDGRPLEGVSVSIEGGEKAITNRSGKFVAVSSKDMHTISSVMAEKKDFVMHDWAFLQGKEGIQIMMVPAPLELKGILVDKNGNPKKGKEVKLAGLNFAEVAKSDSVGTFTLKLPHKTNITKESIFLVDGKTVSSNNFIYDKPNNRIKIVYNFDAEPKVVKSEVTAPVQKTEKKKTTPKKVEPVDDTVINPVLVVVVYDEDITPAHEVKVKVDNELYETDAKGEFEIFADSINDSEFEVPDFKIIKKVYDYEDNYMFIHIQGDEPRDEGEVHIEYESNFQSVFNSLESEKQMLQENGQDLRKEINKINEKLDRESQNPGHRKQLEAYLERLQNSLIENELAFQEAQYKTHEMLSRMKNQIVEKDEELVKVEQEKIVAQRELYIMGGVALASALIALLLIRISKKLKRQKDELEELTINLDKAKKDVLKAHDEMLAVTDIGQRFTATLDFEQHMAELQDSVSLMLDATVFGIGIYNEAERSIEFYNQIDEGEIDPYYAEEVDNENSFATWCFRNEVELIINDVEKEYFLYVNKDNFVPSSDQPQSMIYMPLIIEAKTVGVITMQSYEKNAYANINISNLKSLVSYAAISVANHKAYSELKRKNKHITDGLRYAQTIQDAILPSEDLLKQSFDDFFLLYRSKDIVSGDFYWFTEKLREDGKRMRFIAVVDCTGHGVPGAFMSMIGNTLLNEIINIKGISDTVEIMDLLNDGVRSTLRQEEKINDDGMDVCLCVLEEETDEITKVSYTGAKRPLYYYRNRDEKLDVIQGDIKSIGSIHRSTKEFTSHVLHLQKGDLLYLTTDGYIDQNNFDKEKIGSVRLTKMLEKNADKPISYQKKELEAALDNHQGKLEQRDDITIMGIKL
- a CDS encoding ABC transporter ATP-binding protein, whose protein sequence is MMDNDTILNAYEEVVTGYVSGKKKKVVGRYEHLTMAKGEFICLIGPNGVGKSTLMRSLTGLQPLIGGRIWLDGYFLDEYGSKNLAKKIAIVLTDQLQTGNMTAREIVQMGRYPYTGMMGHLTKEDHDLVEEVMMLTGTLSLADNTFLKLSDGERQKVMLARALAQDTDIIVLDEPTAFLDMLNRIEMIRLLRTIARDKEKTILLSTHELELALQAADTIWLLKKEGGYFSGGADDLVLSGLLEKYFTSEGISFIPEMGVFQFSEPLGNSTFDIKLENSKMSLSQVQTAQMEVRKVWAQRILEREGYKQDSQSPDFVVTYFPLENNNAFRWVIDKGGKSYSCDTNLKDLLKVIRQLV